In Mangifera indica cultivar Alphonso chromosome 1, CATAS_Mindica_2.1, whole genome shotgun sequence, a single genomic region encodes these proteins:
- the LOC123225494 gene encoding DEAD-box ATP-dependent RNA helicase 32 codes for MKKPKQKANRKTLRMNEVEEIETLNSWIDSQKPDSGTNPLSFPPMNKKAPVGRIGVGEFSSYVGATRFDQLPISRNTKNGLKEAGFVKMTDIQRAALSHSLCGRDILGAAKTGSGKTLAFVIPVLEKLYRERWGPEDGVGSIIISPTRELADQLFDVLKAVGKYHNFSAGLLIGGRKDVDTEKERVNELNVLVCTPGRLLQHMDETPNFECSQLQVLVLDEADRILDVGFKKTLNAIVSQLPRHRQTFLFSATQTKSVQDLARLSLKDPEYLSVHEESVTATPNHLQQTAMIVPLDQKLDMLWSFIKAHLNSKILVFLSSCKQVKFVFEAFKKLRPGIPLKCLHGRMKQQRRMGIYSQFCEKRSVLFSTDVASRGLDFNKAVDWVVQVDCPEDVASYIHRVGRTARYNSGGRSVLFLMPSEMKMLEKLREAKIPIQFTKANTKRLQPVSGLLSALLVKYPDMQHLAQRAFITYLRSIHIQKDKEVFDVMKLSIDEFSASLGLPMTPKIRFLNQKIKGKKLPGKPSVLELENNEGEEDASAIPKEDLLVDDSKEEKVDRDIVLMKDNQYEGKASLIEDVIPATRILKKKKLKINIHRPVGTRVVFDEEGKTLPPLAIVADPNSSNFPLDPDQKSEYYRKLREDMKHADKEDKLLDRQRRREKRVKEKMKWKKGDVEEEDEDNPSRSEEEMEHGRRKRSKIYYDSGSDNDSDNENGECKTNKTSKDSKADSITLEEQEALALKLLNSMHS; via the exons ATGAAGAAACCTAAGCAAAAAGCAAACCGCAAGACGCTTCGCATGAACGAAGTAGAAGAAATCGAAACCCTGAACTCATGGATCGACTCTCAGAAGCCGGACTCCGGCACCAATCCTCTATCCTTTCCGCCGATGAATAAGAAAGCACCCGTCGGGCGTATTGGTGTAGGTGAGTTCTCCTCGTATGTGGGGGCCACGAGATTCGATCAATTGCCCATATCAAGGAATACGAAAAATGGACTAAAAGAAGCCGGCTTTGTGAAAATGACTGATATACAAAGGGCTGCTTTGTCTCATTCATTGTGTGGGAGAGATATTTTGGGGGCAGCCAAAACTGGGTCCGGAAAAACTTTAGCTTTTGTAATTCCA GTTTTGGAGAAGTTGTATAGAGAGAGATGGGGTCCCGAGGATGGTGTAGGCAGTATCATAATATCTCCCACCAGGGAATTAGCTGATCAGCTTTTTGATGTATTGAAAGCTGTTGGCAAGTACCATAATTTCAGTGCTGGGCTCCTAATTGGTGGTCGCAAAGATGTTGATACAGAGAAGGAGCGTGTAAATGAGCTGAACGTTTTGGTTTGCACCCCTGGGCGGCTCCTTCAGCACATGGATGAAACACCAAACTTTGAATGTTCACAGCTTCAG GTTTTGGTGCTTGATGAGGCAGATCGTATTCTTGATGTTGGCTTCAAGAAGACTTTAAATGCAATTGTCTCACAGCTTCCAAGACACAGACAGACTTTTCTTTTCTCAGCTACTCAAACAAAGTCTGTTCAGGATCTTGCAAGACTGAGTTTAAAAGACCCTGAGTATCTCAGTGTGCATGAGGAGTCTGTGACAGCTACTCCTAATCACTTGCAGCAGACTGCAATGATCGTTCCCCTTGACCAAAAGCTAGACATGTTGTGGAGTTTCATAAAGGCACACCTTAATTCAAAGATTCTTGTGTTTCTTTCAAGCTGCAAACAG GTAAAATTTGTCTTTGAAGCTTTTAAGAAATTGCGTCCTGGGATACCTTTGAAGTGTCTTCATGGTAGGATGAAGCAGCAGAGAAGAATGGGAATATATTCCCAGTTCTGTGAGAAGCGTTCAGTTCTTTTCTCCACAGATGTGGCCTCAAGAGGTCTTGATTTTAATAAGGCAGTTGACTGGGTTGTCCAG gTGGATTGTCCAGAAGATGTTGCATCCTACATACACCGAGTTGGCCGAACGGCCCGCTATAATTCTGGTGGGAGGTCAGTCTTATTTCTAATGCCTTCAGAGATGAAAATGCTTGAAAAGTTGCGAgaagcaaaaatacccatacAGTTTACAAAG gcaaacacaaAAAGGCTGCAGCCAGTTTCTGGCTTGTTGTCGGCCTTACTTGTCAAGTATCCTGATATGCAGCATCTGGCACAAAGGGCCTTCATCACATATTTGCGGTCAATTCACATTCAAAAGGATAAAGAGGTTTTCGATGTGATGAAACTTTCTATCGATGAATTTTCAGCCTCATTGGGTCTTCCTATGACCCCAAAAATCCGATTTTTGAACCAGAAGATTAAAGGGAAAAAGCTGCCTGGAAAACCCTCAGTTCTTGAATTAGAAAATAATGAGGGGGAAGAGGATGCCTCAGCAATTCCTAAGGAGGATCTGCTTGTTGATGATTCGAAGGAAGAGAAGGTGGACAGAGATATTGTTCTAATGAAGGATAACCAGTATGAGGGGAAAGCTAGCTTGATAGAAGACGTTAT TCCAGCAACTaggattttgaagaaaaagaagttgAAGATAAACATCCATAGACCTGTGGGCACCAGGGTTGTCTTTGATGAAGAAGGCAAAACACTACCTCCACTTGCGATAGTGGCAGACCCCAATAGTAGCAATTTCCCGCTTGATCCAG ACCAAAAATCCGAGTACTATCGGAAGTTAAGAGAAGATATGAAGCATGCAGACAAGGAAGACAAGCTTCTTGATCGCCAGCGTCGTAGAGAGAAACGAGTCAAGGAGAAAATGAAGTGGAAGAAGGGGGACGTGGAAGAAGAGGATGAGGATAATCCCTCTAGGTCAGAAGAAGAAATGGAGCATGGAAGAAGGAAAAGGTCAAAGATATACTATGATAGTGGAAGTGATAATGATAGTGACAATGAAAATGGTGAGTGCAAAACAAATAAGACTAGCAAAGATTCCAAAGCTGATTCTATTACTCTGGAAGAGCAAGAGGCACTGGCTCTTAAATTGTTGAACTCAATGCACTCATAA
- the LOC123220227 gene encoding late embryogenesis abundant protein Lea14-A-like, protein MAQLLDKAKNFVAEKLADVKKPEATLEDVDLKNVSRECVEYTAKVNVDNPYSHSLPICEISYTFKSAGRVIVSGTLPDPGSLKASDKTMLEVPMKVPYSILVSLARDIGADWDIDYEVELGLTIDLPIIGDFTIPISRKGEIKLPTLSDLF, encoded by the exons ATGGCGCAGTTGTTGGACAAAGCCAAGAACTTTGTGGCGGAGAAGTTGGCCGATGTAAAGAAGCCAGAGGCCACCCTTGAAGACGTTGATTTGAAGAACGTTAGTCGTGAATGTGTTGAGTATACCGCTAAGGTCAACGTGGATAACCCATATAGCCATTCTCTTCCCATCTGTGAAATCTCCTATACCTTCAAAAGTGCTGGCAG AGTGATAGTTTCGGGAACACTGCCGGACCCTGGATCACTGAAAGCAAGTGACAAGACGATGCTGGAGGTGCCAATGAAGGTGCCCTACAGTATACTGGTGAGCTTGGCAAGGGACATTGGTGCAGACTGGGACATTGACTATGAGGTGGAGTTGGGTCTCACCATTGATCTTCCTATCATTGGAGACTTCACTATTCCCATCTCCAGGAAGGGGGAGATCAAGCTCCCCACACTCTCTGATTTATTTTAG
- the LOC123220209 gene encoding polyadenylate-binding protein RBP45C-like isoform X1, whose translation MMQQPPPVPSQVMPPPTSDQSGQYQQQQWMTYQQHPQQYPPVTPPAGWTPQPVPPPSQQMQYAIPPDTATDGIRSLWIGDLQQWMDENYLVSIFANTGEVISAKVIRNRQTNFPEGYGFIEFASHAAAERVLQSYNGTQMPSSEQNFRLNWATYGAGERRSDESPDYTIFVGDLAADVTDYMLQETFRAVYPSLKGAKVVTDRTTGRTKGYGFVRFGDENEQLRAMTEMNGVLCSTRPMRIGPAATKKPVSSQQYQKATYQNSQGNPGESDPNNTTIFVGGLDPSVTDDILRTVFGQYGELVHVKIPSGKRCGFVQFANRACAEQALSMLNGTQLGGQNIRLSWGRSPSNKQDQPDQAQWNGGYYGYAQGYEAYGYAPPPQDPNIYYGGYPGYGNFQQPGAYQQPQQ comes from the exons ATGATGCAGCAGCCTCCTCCAGTACCGTCGCAGGTGATGCCGCCACCGACCTCCGATCAGAGCGGCCAGTACCAGCAGCAGCAGTGGATGACTTACCAGCAGCATCCGCAGCAATACCCGCCAGTTACGCCTCCTGCTGGATGGACGCCGCAGCCAGTCCCGCCGCCTAGTCAGCAGATGCAGTACGCCATCCCGCCTGATACGGCTACCGACGGGATCCGGTCGTTGTGGATCGGAGACCTGCAGCAGTGGATGGATGAAAATTATCTCGTCAGCATCTTCGCTAATACCGGGGAG GTGATTTCTGCAAAGGTTATCCGCAACAGGCAAACAAATTTTCCCGAGGGTTATGGATTCATTGAGTTTGCTAGTCATGCTGCTGCGGAGAGGGTTTTGCAGTCTTATAATGGTACACAGATGCCAAGCAGTGAGCAAAATTTCCGACTAAACTGGGCAACTTATGGAGCTGGTGAGAGGCGCTCTGACGAGAGTCCTGATTACACGATTTTTGTTGGGGATTTGGCTGCTGATGTTACTGACTACATGTTACAAGAAACATTTAGAGCTGTCTATCCATCTTTAAAGGGTGCTAAAGTTGTCACTGATAGGACAACTGGACGTACTAAGGGCTATGGGTTTGTGAGGTTTGGTGATGAAAATGAACAGCTGCGTGCCATGACTGAAATGAATGGAGTGCTCTGTTCTACTAGACCCATGCGGATTGGGCCTGCAGCTACCAAGAAACCTGTCAGTAGCCAGCAATATCAGAAGG CTACCTATCAGAATTCTCAGGGAAACCCGGGCGAGAGTGATCCAAATAATACAACA ATATTTGTTGGAGGCTTGGATCCTAGTGTTACAGATGACATTTTGAGAACAGTTTTTGGTCAATATGGCGAGTTAGTTCATGTGAAAATTCCATCAGGCAAGCGATGTGGTTTTGTACAGTTTGCTAATAG AGCTTGTGCGGAGCAAGCCTTGTCGATGTTGAATGGAACCCAATTAGGAGGACAGAACATTCGACTTTCATGGGGACGTAGTCCCTCAAACAAACAG GATCAGCCTGATCAAGCCCAATGGAATGGTGGATACTATGGATATGCACAAGGATATGAGGCATATGGATATGCGCCTCCTCCCCAGGACCCCAACATATACTATGGTGGCTATCCTGGATATGGAAATTTCCAGCAGCCAGGGGCATACCAACAACCACAGCAG TGA
- the LOC123220209 gene encoding polyadenylate-binding protein RBP45C-like isoform X2 yields MMQQPPPVPSQVMPPPTSDQSGQYQQQQWMTYQQHPQQYPPVTPPAGWTPQPVPPPSQQMQYAIPPDTATDGIRSLWIGDLQQWMDENYLVSIFANTGEVISAKVIRNRQTNFPEGYGFIEFASHAAAERVLQSYNGTQMPSSEQNFRLNWATYGAGERRSDESPDYTIFVGDLAADVTDYMLQETFRAVYPSLKGAKVVTDRTTGRTKGYGFVRFGDENEQLRAMTEMNGVLCSTRPMRIGPAATKKPVSSQQYQKATYQNSQGNPGESDPNNTTIFVGGLDPSVTDDILRTVFGQYGELVHVKIPSGKRCGFVQFANRACAEQALSMLNGTQLGGQNIRLSWGRSPSNKQPDQAQWNGGYYGYAQGYEAYGYAPPPQDPNIYYGGYPGYGNFQQPGAYQQPQQ; encoded by the exons ATGATGCAGCAGCCTCCTCCAGTACCGTCGCAGGTGATGCCGCCACCGACCTCCGATCAGAGCGGCCAGTACCAGCAGCAGCAGTGGATGACTTACCAGCAGCATCCGCAGCAATACCCGCCAGTTACGCCTCCTGCTGGATGGACGCCGCAGCCAGTCCCGCCGCCTAGTCAGCAGATGCAGTACGCCATCCCGCCTGATACGGCTACCGACGGGATCCGGTCGTTGTGGATCGGAGACCTGCAGCAGTGGATGGATGAAAATTATCTCGTCAGCATCTTCGCTAATACCGGGGAG GTGATTTCTGCAAAGGTTATCCGCAACAGGCAAACAAATTTTCCCGAGGGTTATGGATTCATTGAGTTTGCTAGTCATGCTGCTGCGGAGAGGGTTTTGCAGTCTTATAATGGTACACAGATGCCAAGCAGTGAGCAAAATTTCCGACTAAACTGGGCAACTTATGGAGCTGGTGAGAGGCGCTCTGACGAGAGTCCTGATTACACGATTTTTGTTGGGGATTTGGCTGCTGATGTTACTGACTACATGTTACAAGAAACATTTAGAGCTGTCTATCCATCTTTAAAGGGTGCTAAAGTTGTCACTGATAGGACAACTGGACGTACTAAGGGCTATGGGTTTGTGAGGTTTGGTGATGAAAATGAACAGCTGCGTGCCATGACTGAAATGAATGGAGTGCTCTGTTCTACTAGACCCATGCGGATTGGGCCTGCAGCTACCAAGAAACCTGTCAGTAGCCAGCAATATCAGAAGG CTACCTATCAGAATTCTCAGGGAAACCCGGGCGAGAGTGATCCAAATAATACAACA ATATTTGTTGGAGGCTTGGATCCTAGTGTTACAGATGACATTTTGAGAACAGTTTTTGGTCAATATGGCGAGTTAGTTCATGTGAAAATTCCATCAGGCAAGCGATGTGGTTTTGTACAGTTTGCTAATAG AGCTTGTGCGGAGCAAGCCTTGTCGATGTTGAATGGAACCCAATTAGGAGGACAGAACATTCGACTTTCATGGGGACGTAGTCCCTCAAACAAACAG CCTGATCAAGCCCAATGGAATGGTGGATACTATGGATATGCACAAGGATATGAGGCATATGGATATGCGCCTCCTCCCCAGGACCCCAACATATACTATGGTGGCTATCCTGGATATGGAAATTTCCAGCAGCCAGGGGCATACCAACAACCACAGCAG TGA
- the LOC123220209 gene encoding polyadenylate-binding protein RBP45C-like isoform X3 yields the protein MMQQPPPVPSQVMPPPTSDQSGQYQQQQWMTYQQHPQQYPPVTPPAGWTPQPVPPPSQQMQYAIPPDTATDGIRSLWIGDLQQWMDENYLVSIFANTGEVISAKVIRNRQTNFPEGYGFIEFASHAAAERVLQSYNGTQMPSSEQNFRLNWATYGAGERRSDESPDYTIFVGDLAADVTDYMLQETFRAVYPSLKGAKVVTDRTTGRTKGYGFVRFGDENEQLRAMTEMNGVLCSTRPMRIGPAATKKPVSSQQYQKATYQNSQGNPGESDPNNTTIFVGGLDPSVTDDILRTVFGQYGELVHVKIPSGKRCGFVQFANR from the exons ATGATGCAGCAGCCTCCTCCAGTACCGTCGCAGGTGATGCCGCCACCGACCTCCGATCAGAGCGGCCAGTACCAGCAGCAGCAGTGGATGACTTACCAGCAGCATCCGCAGCAATACCCGCCAGTTACGCCTCCTGCTGGATGGACGCCGCAGCCAGTCCCGCCGCCTAGTCAGCAGATGCAGTACGCCATCCCGCCTGATACGGCTACCGACGGGATCCGGTCGTTGTGGATCGGAGACCTGCAGCAGTGGATGGATGAAAATTATCTCGTCAGCATCTTCGCTAATACCGGGGAG GTGATTTCTGCAAAGGTTATCCGCAACAGGCAAACAAATTTTCCCGAGGGTTATGGATTCATTGAGTTTGCTAGTCATGCTGCTGCGGAGAGGGTTTTGCAGTCTTATAATGGTACACAGATGCCAAGCAGTGAGCAAAATTTCCGACTAAACTGGGCAACTTATGGAGCTGGTGAGAGGCGCTCTGACGAGAGTCCTGATTACACGATTTTTGTTGGGGATTTGGCTGCTGATGTTACTGACTACATGTTACAAGAAACATTTAGAGCTGTCTATCCATCTTTAAAGGGTGCTAAAGTTGTCACTGATAGGACAACTGGACGTACTAAGGGCTATGGGTTTGTGAGGTTTGGTGATGAAAATGAACAGCTGCGTGCCATGACTGAAATGAATGGAGTGCTCTGTTCTACTAGACCCATGCGGATTGGGCCTGCAGCTACCAAGAAACCTGTCAGTAGCCAGCAATATCAGAAGG CTACCTATCAGAATTCTCAGGGAAACCCGGGCGAGAGTGATCCAAATAATACAACA ATATTTGTTGGAGGCTTGGATCCTAGTGTTACAGATGACATTTTGAGAACAGTTTTTGGTCAATATGGCGAGTTAGTTCATGTGAAAATTCCATCAGGCAAGCGATGTGGTTTTGTACAGTTTGCTAATAGGTAA
- the LOC123219881 gene encoding polyadenylate-binding protein-interacting protein 4-like, whose translation MGYKNRTEHETNNSSSLSEALIFATMCIIGLPVEVHVKDGSVYSGIFYTASVEKDYGIVLKKAKMTRRGKSNANVANGAVVETLVILSGDLVQVVARGVQLPPDGVAGSFAGENLEVFTGTVSSSEDQISEANKSYRSDMNKQPNQKRNSGGYENGFLHGDVPTKGEVDDERKRLPLNNVRNAIEVDNAKEDGINVAKGEEASCDTVNERQAQYAPTWVLDLDKENADEVQGSVSNLEPSHAQVIPAEGDHSKMTLKQHNGVSHDPAYACDKLVNQCCERPTLSDTSSDVAYSNVLTSLNPAADVTSASSTEMVPPQSSQSGKVSKEFKLNPGAKIFSPSFTNSSSATTAAPVAASTPYIPSNSSFIPVAAAQSEVGMGPYVSHSSVPAKFVPYGNLAVGNGGSAAQFSQPLVGHVGTRTQPIRYAGQFPVQAGPAYVHSNSQRVMVGRLGGQLLYMQPVSNDFVQGMAAISQAPVRPALTPHQVPFPKHQGTAAGQALQLCVPSPLVAGGLQPFAVPNHTHIPVLQPPIPANRPIPVPGSNGLYSTKFP comes from the exons ATGGGGTACAAGAACAGAACAGAACACGAAACCAATAACTCTTCTTCGTTGAGTGAAGCCCTGATTTTTGCCACGATGTGTATCATTGGCCTCCCTGTCGAAGTCCACGTAAAGGACGGTTCTGTTTACTCTGGAATCTTCTACACTGCTTCTGTTGAAAAGGACTACg GCATTGTCTTGAAGAAAGCAAAAATGACTAGAAGGGGAAAAAGTAATGCAAATGTAGCAAATGGGGCTGTAGTGGAAACACTTGTAATTCTGTCGGGCGATCTTGTGCAAGTTGTTGCAAGG GGAGTTCAGCTTCCTCCTGATGGCGTTGCTGGTAGTTTTGCTGGTGAGAATCTAGAAGTTTTTACAGGGACAGTTTCCTCTTCTGAGGATCAAATAAGTGAGGCAAATAAATCTTATAGATCTGACATGAATAAACAGCCTAATCAAAAAAG GAACTCAGGTGGCTACGAGAATGGTTTTCTCCATGGTGATGTGCCCACCAAAGGTGAGGTGGATGATGAAAGGAAAAGATTGCCATTGAATAATGTGAGGAATGCCATAGAAGTTGATAATGCAAAAGAAGATGGGATAAATGTGGCAAAG GGTGAAGAAGCTTCTTGTGACACTGTTAATGAGAG ACAGGCTCAGTATGCTCCCACTTGGGTGCTTGATCTTGACAAGGAGAAT GCTGATGAAGTTCAAGGGTCAGTTTCAAACT TGGAACCGTCTCATGCTCAAGTGATACCTGCTGAGGGAGACCATTCAAAGATGACACTCAAACAGCATAATGGTGTATCACATGACCCTGCTTATGCATGTGACAAACTGGTTAATCAATGTTGTGAAAGGCCCACTTTATCTGATACTTCTTCAGATGTTGCTTATTCAAATGTTTTGACTTCATTGAATCCAGCTGCTGATGTTACATCAGCATCATCAACGGAAATGGTCCCTCCACAAAGTTCACAGTCCGGTAAAGTCTCCAAG GAATTTAAGCTCAATCCAGGAGCAAAGATCTTCTCACCATCATTTACAAATTCATCATCAGCTACTACTGCAGCACCAGTGGCTGCAAGTACACCTTACATCCCGAGCAACTCTTCTTTTATACCTGTTGCTGCTGCGCAGTCAGAAGTTGGAATGGGTCCTTATGTGTCTCATTCATCAGTGCCTGCTAAGTTTGTACCATATGGTAACTTGGCAGTTGGAAATGGTGGCAGTGCTGCTCAATTTTCCCAACCT CTCGTTGGACATGTTGGAACCCGGACGCAACCAATTAGATATGCGGGTCAGTTTCCTGTTCAGGCTGGACCTGCTTATGTACATTCAAATTCACAAAGA gTTATGGTTGGAAGATTAGGGGGACAGCTTCTTTATATGCAGCCAGTTTCCAAT GATTTTGTTCAGGGTATGGCAGCCATCTCACAAGCACCTGTTCGACCTGCATTGACACCACATCAGGTCCCATTTCCGAAGCACCAAG GAACTGCAGCAGGCCAAGCACTGCAATTGTGTGTTCCCTCCCCTCTTGTGGCCGGTGGATTGCAACCTTTTGCAGTGCCAAATCATACCCACATTCCAGTTCTGCAACCTCCAATCCCTGCCAACCGCCCAATTCCAGTGCCAGGATCAAATGGTCTCTACAGCACCAAATTTCCATGA